The following DNA comes from Mya arenaria isolate MELC-2E11 chromosome 11, ASM2691426v1.
CAAGTCAAGAACTTTCGTTTAAATTCAGCCAATGACTTAAATGTCACTgatgaaaaacttaaataatgCTTAAATCTAATAAACTTCGCTTTAACTAACTAATCaaactaatattaaaatataaaagatacaaCTGGGTTATTAGAATTGCGTTTTGCTTTTGGGGTTGGTCAAAATCCAAGTTTGCGCCCCTAGTTCAGTGTCATTTGGACCCTTTCCTCGTGCCCCTAGACAGGGTTTATATTGAATTGTTGaccactgggcttgtccctgtagttttcatcgtAGGATTCATATTGGAGACGTTTGAATGACTGGGCTTGTACCTGTAGTTGTTATTGTAATATGCATattgtgcaccagtcaatcgtAACCACGCCCCTAGGTCCGGGGTTATACCAGGGacagcgggggaaatgggccgtgtttttacctttcaggtggccccgcagtgccgggtgaatgcggtgggtTTTTTTCCCTCcgaatatagcggggaatgggccttacctaggtatcCCGGGATGCGGGCGCATTTGACGTGGATTTTAcaagcagtttgtccccgcaggacgggaaTTTTgcccgggattggctggacttAAAGTCAAAGACCCCgttattccccggacctgggggcgtggttacaatggACTGGTGCGTTGGAGACGATTTAATGATTGGGCTTGTCACTACAATTTTCATTGTACACATGTAGTAATCatattgaaatggattttaTGCTTACTGGGCTTGCCGTCGCAGTTTCCATTGCATTGCATTCTATTATTTTTCTTCAGGGTTATTTGGTGTTACCAAACTTCTTCACGAAGGAAGAAATGGAGCCGTGTCGCAAAACTACGGAAGAACTTGTGGATAATCTGGCGAAGAAACTATTCGAGGCTGGTAAAATTAAAAGTAAGCTTCACACATGTTGGGTAACTCTTCTAGAAGATATTCAAGCAAGTTCAAatgcttaaaggcctagtttaaggaatgtttggcatgataatcccctgctgtgcatctcctgctaattgcactggtgtcgcAGTAGgagccaatttcctgtgtattcgtttattggcccagggccatttagggcccatttgtataataaaacattgaaaactgcacagcacgatactcagattggaaatctgataagccaattaggcaataagattaagatcaattcaTAGAGGTTGTGTACTAATACAcggtgtttttgtgtgtgtgtgtttttttgtttttttttttggggggggggtcacttatagaaggcttaaactaggcctttaagtgtCGCTTTGTTGCATAAGTCAAAAACCTTTTCTGTTGTGGTGTGTGTTATGTTTCGTTCTACAATCCACTGATGAACAAGCCCATTCCACTCATTGTAAAGTGTTACAGtcgtaaacattgtttttgaattcattattattaagtaaacaTAACAGTTGTgcaaattttgttgaaaattatcATTTGTATTCATAAATTTCTAACCATACTGCCTAGCGTattatatgttgtatttattcagcagtcaattgtaaccagcggggactttgattttcggtccagccaagcccaggtaaaattcccgccctgcggggaagaactgatggtaaaatcctcGCCAAATGCACCCACTCCCCAGGGACTCTAgctaaggcccattccccgctatattttgcgggaagacaaaaccaccgcatacacccggggccacctgaaaggtaaaaacacggtccattttcccggctatacccggtatacccccggacctggggggggggggcatggtaacaattgtctggtgcattaacatgtttatatacatcACGTTCATGGTTTTTgccatcctcggcaccccagcatACCTATatgataggttatgatacgctggtgTGCCGAGGATGGGTTCTTGCTACCTCCAAACACATGTGGTATGTGATgagagtaaaataaaattgtcatacTGTTATTAAGGGCCGATTGTttagttttaaagtaaacaacgttgttaacgccATCGTTGTTAACGCCATCGTTGTTAAcgccatcgttgttaactttcaaatatttacttctcAAGAACATTAATGTGCACATTTTTAcctgctgtatttctaacaaggtGTGACATGAGTCTTTAACTTTTAATGTAAGagcgtataataaaataaattatattttaaagttaacaaagacgatgttaacaacgttgttaatttTTACGACGTTTTGAACATTCGGCCCTAAATGTTGTTAACTGGATGCATAATACTTTTCAGATGCTTATGAAAATCTCGACCTTTTCCATCGACTTACAAAACTTGAAGAAGAATTCCCGGGAGCAAATGTTATCCTGCACAAGGTTCCAAACATGCCTatggtaaataaaaaacaatcgcTTTGTTTGGGTGGTTAAAAACGTATGATTTATAAAGAATATGCTATTTAATGTATAATTGGAGTAATAACATGTTAAGCGTCTTTGCACCCGAACTGTCCGCCAATAATATTGCGCTCTCATTCCTATGTATATGAACATTGcataaatgcatgaaatattacatttggTTTCATAGTTTATGTGACAACGTAATCATTTTTGCTTTTCATGTGACATTTTgggaaagggccgtaactgatgttggaaaaactcgtggcccaatccctttgcatgccTTTTTATATGAACGCAAGCTTTGTTACATTGCACTGTTTCTGCTTTtttgttgttatcatcatcatgtaatgtgtaaatgtatcgtcatgcaatacaatatatttaaactaataatATTGCGCCATTTGAATTGTTCAGGGTTACAGGAAGCTTTGGGCAAATGAGCGTCTTTTGAACCTGATGGAGCAGTTGATTGGTCCAGACATTGCGGGAAACCCTGTTTGGAATCTCCGGACGAAGACACCCCAGAACGAGGCTACAACAGTTCCATGGCATCAAGGTTTCAACTGATAATTGCTAtgactttaaatattaaataaacatatttcaaaaagcGTTTTACCTTcgaaatacagtcgaaccccgttggctcgaactcccacggactggcgaaaatacctcgagcctcggaaaattcgagccaagcgggattttTTACATTCAGTAAAAGGAAATCGGTTcattacatctagttcgagccaacgagaaattcgagctaagcggggtcgaaccaacggggttcgactgtaggtAAGGAGGGACatcaattaaagatgcactcttactcccaattaaGATGTTCTACAATGATtaccattgttttcattttccgCAAATAATGAATagttatcgaaaacaatggttcttatgaaggataccatgtttaatttgaaagaaagatgcatcAAACTCAGTAATTCTACCTTATTAGATGATATTTGATCACTGTCAATCTTTTAGCACttaccagtcatttaatatttgtgcgaattcagctattaaatacacggttacaatattgttatcagttattaatctttttatgcccccttttgaaaaaagtggggtatattgttttgcacatgtcggtcggtctgtctgtctgtctgtctgtctgtctgtctgtctgtctgtctgtcggtcggtcggaataccaaatggtttccgatcaataacttgagaacgctttgaccgagggacctcatacttggtatgtgtattggtcatcaccagcagatgaaccctattgattttgaggtcagtgggtcaaaggtcaaggtcagtgtgacctttacatgaaaaacggtttccgatcaataacttgagaacgctttgacccaggaacctcatacttggtatgtgtattggtcatcaccagcagatgaaccctattgattttcaggtcagtgggtcaaaggtcaaggtcagtgtgacctttacatgaaaaacggtttccgatcaataacttgagaacgctttgacccaggaacctcatacttggtaggtgtattggtcatgaccagcagatgaaccctattgattttgaggtcagtgggtcaaaggtcaaggtcagtgtgaccttaacatgaaaaacggtttccgatcaataacttgagaacgctttgacccagggacctcatactaggtaggcttattggtcatgaccagcagatgaaccctattgattttgaggtcagtgggtcaaaggtcaaggtcagtgtgactgtaagctgaaaaaaggttttctgattgtccatattttattttcttatatagtagacagtagaaatttatatgtcactaaatgcatgagttgaagtatcagttttcagtgaacatctagtttaattatgccccccttcgaagcagaggggttatataattgctttgcacatgtcggtcggtctgttggaagaccaaagcttgtccgagtgataactcaacaattcccggacctatggtcatcaaacttgacatgaagattaggtatgaccagtagatgacctgcctcatatgcatccaatgacaaatcagctgtcatttcagtccatgcatatttcattcaattgtccaaatatttctggcaacttggcgctcagggggcataatgtttgacaaacatctcttgttcatcaattcattattaagtaagtacttaaaggtttattactaaaaaaaaaaaaaaaaatgtttgttatataagtgtatgtattgattttgaataagagtgtcactttatttCGCcagttttttaaagtttataatttcGAGTACGATAAAGTGTTCAAACACGGAACACAGATGCTTACCTGCCATTGTATCATCGCAGAatgcttgtaaatgtttttttttgcttgttaGATTGTGGTTACCTTGACAACAATTCGTACAAGATGTTAGTCCCGACAGCCTGGGTACCTATGCTCGATGCCAACGAAGGGAATGGTTGTTTGCAGGTAATACAGTACTGTATCTCAAACACAGTTATATACACTATACAgccgaaccccgttggctcgaattcgcttaactcgatttcctcgttggctcgaactggatgtaaaggaccgatgttttatattgaaggtaagctttcccgcttggctcaatatccTTAAGGCTCGAGGTAATTTCGCTggtccctaggagttcgagccaacgggattctaCTGTACACTGAACGactttaaaagctttaaattacttttgatAAATGAACTGATGTACAACTCAGTAATCTATACATTTGtttcgaaaaaataaaaataaaatattcaaagtgCATGTAGTAcgtttttaaagtcattaagCTATGCACCaatcatttgtaaccacgccccccccaggtccgggcaatagcggggactttgacttttggcccagccaaccccggctaaaatccctgTCCTGcagggacgaacagatggtaaaatccccaacaaatgcccccgcaccccagggaccctagctaaagcccattccccgctatattttaagcaaagacaaaaaaaacccGCATtaacccggcactgcggggccacctgaaaggtaaaaacacggcccatttccccggctatccccggtatacctccggacctccgggggggcgtggttacaattgactggtgcattaataagATATCGtcataattttcatttgttctgagagagagagagagttgCAAATGAAATATGTCCAGTGCCAGTCAAGTTATTCATTTTAGAGATGGTTTATAAGAGCTTATGTTACGTGTTTGTTTCGTGTGCCAAGGCAAACCAATGCAGATTCACCAATGcagatatttttcatttttgttaaatatttgtatttaagcGTTGCGTCTCTCCGGTATGGTGTTTGCCTTGCCTTGATCCTTTTGTCGTTAAACAGGAGCTTGGTTGGAATTTAAGCCATTGAGCTTGTCCCTGCAGTTACCATTGTTATGTTCCTAATTTGTTTGTCCTTTATTTTTGTTGCTGTCATTTATGTTGGCCCTTGGACATTGGTGCCTCTAATCACGTGTGTCGTGAAAGGTTTGGCTCCTGGGCTTGGCCCTGTAGTTTCCACTATATCAATTGTATATGTGTCAAGAAACCATAGCGCACGGGAACACGACctatattttcagccaatgaaattgcagaaaggcaaTCTGAAAGTATAAGGCTTAATCAGAGTTTCGCTTTTTGCGGGAGTTTAAAGGTCTGTCTTCTGCCACCCCGATGGGTAAGAGTTTGCGTTGCCAAGTGTAAGTTAATGAGGTTgaattctaagtcagttagataacctaaagtaatatcttaatgataaGGAAGAGCTCGTTCGCTATGCTCACTCCATTCATTCTTAATCATTCAGATTTTACTTCAAGTCATCTAACTATCATACATTGAAAATAAGGGTGAGTGATCGTGTGTAGTTACACAAGGATGTGAGACATTTAGTTAATTCAGGCTTATCCATGTCAAGTTTCTGTGGCTTTATTCTTTATTCATGCAGTGGGGAGAGATCAATTTATTTTGTCTCCAACCAAAAAAACCTTTAACACAAATGGTACTTGCTGCGATTAACAAACTGTCCTCTGTTTTCAGATGGCGGAGGGCGGTCACCGGAGCGGACGCGTGGCGCTTCATCGGTGTTGCTGGGGCGGTACTTGGTATGTGGAGCTGGAGCCAGAGGAAATGAAAACTAAACTAGGTTCGTATACTTTACATCGTTAAAGTTTATtgtgtatttcaatatagaagaaagaaagtaataaaatatgcccaAGTGCACCATTTTTGCAAACTATTTATTGAACGCTGTCCTTCAaaaacatggtacaaaacagttacgtcACTTGCAATTGTAATTATTCACTCGAGCTtaaagttaaagctgcactctcacagattaaccgtttttacaacttttttcattttttgtctaggaatgagcaaatttttgcataaatatctgcaaaccagtgataaaagaccgctgacaaaagatcgcagattttcatttttccgttccaaaattaattttatggctaaaaccgttaataacggtttaagaaaaaatgcatcaaacatcaatttttgaacttaaatataaaatgctgCAATCTAATggtttgtcagctgtcttatatgactggtttacatgcatttttgcataaattggctcgttccaagacaaaaaataaaaaaaatgtaaacacgttcaatctgtgagagtgcagctttaagtgcacgtgtaaaatatcattaaacttGGGTTGTGAGCACCGTAACTATATACTGCACGCTATTTATTGAACGCTGTGCTtcaaaaacattgtacaaaacagttacgtcACTTGCAATTGTAATTAAACACCCATGCTTAAGAGCTCGTGTATTATCTCAATGACTTTGGTTGTGGGTGCCGTAACTGTATACTGCACGCTATTTATTGAACGATGTCCTTTAAAAGCATGATATAATACAGTTACGTCACTTACAATTGAAATCATACACTCACGCTTAAGAGCTCGTGTATTATCTCAATGACTTTTGTTGTGGGTGCCGTAACTGTAAAGTGATTTTCTCCTCACACCTCTTTAACGTTCATTGAAATATCTTCAGGCATAAATCTTGACCAGGACATCAAAACCGTTCCAGTTCCTTACGGAGGTCTCGTGCTTTTTAATAACCTCATTCCCCATCGGAGGTAGGAAATCGATACATATATATGAACCATTCCTTATGGGAACATAAGCATTTCACATACATATGAAACAGGTTGCGCATCGATAAATTATATGAACCATTTCTTATGGGAACATAAGCATTTCACATACATATGAAACAGGTTGGGCTTCGATAAATTATATGAACCATTTCTTATGGGAACATAAGCATTTCACATACATATGAAACAGGTTGGGCTTCGATAAATTATATGAACCATTCCTTATGGGAACATAAGCATTTCACATACATATGAAACAGGTTGGGCTTCgataaatcaaatgaaacacTTTTTATGAGAACATAAGCattttacatacatatgtaaCAGGTTGGGCTTCGATAAATCAAATGAGACATTTCTTATGGGAACAAAAGCATTTCACATACATATGAAACAGGTTGGACATCGATAACTCTAATGAAACATTCCTTATGGAAACATAAGCATTTCACATACATATGTAACAGGTTGGGCTTCGATAAATCAAATGAGACATTTCTTATGGGAACAAAAGCATTTCACATACATATGAAACAGGTTGGACATCGATAACTCTAATGAAACATTCCTTATGGAAACATAAGCATTTCACATACATATGTAACAGGTTGGGCTTCGATAAATCAAATGAGACATTTCTTATGGGAACAAAAGCATTTCACATAcaaataacatatttgtaaaacatatataatggtTCGTTCAATGATACTTACAGCTCTTAGGGTGGAAAcctttttgaacttaagtaagggactgtacaccagattggcaccaaagaaagttttttctgtaacgaatctcaggacaatttaataaaaatgtgttactctttaatatcataattgtaaaaaaataccaaaatgtaaaaaaaaaacgtgtcgGAGACCGAGTCTGA
Coding sequences within:
- the LOC128207159 gene encoding 1-deoxypentalenic acid 11-beta-hydroxylase-like, whose translation is MPAIEVENGVVDEAHPEIFDPRAMPPQPKEKKPGQQPEHVIKEYFEKGYLVLPNFFTKEEMEPCRKTTEELVDNLAKKLFEAGKIKNAYENLDLFHRLTKLEEEFPGANVILHKVPNMPMGYRKLWANERLLNLMEQLIGPDIAGNPVWNLRTKTPQNEATTVPWHQDCGYLDNNSYKMLVPTAWVPMLDANEGNGCLQMAEGGHRSGRVALHRCCWGGTWYVELEPEEMKTKLGINLDQDIKTVPVPYGGLVLFNNLIPHRSLPNMSDNVRWSLDLRWQRSSDPDGLWGLKKPVVMRVKDKPDFEIDWTEFDSVDRHSQQKKSVEGDLETNEDPEFDTTLPGPWMKKWEIVHMNKHTDRHKRDEAMIA